Within the Nocardioides humi genome, the region CGGCGTCTGCGTCGGCGGCGGCCTCGCGGTCGCCACCCACTGCGACCTGCGCGTGGCGACGGCGGCCTCACGGTTCGGCTACCCGATCGCCCGCACCCTCGGCAACGCCCTGTCCGGCACGGTCCTGTACCGCTGCCAGTCGATCTTCGGGGAGTCCCTGACCCGCGAGATGCTGCTGGCGTCCCGGCTGGTCTCCGCCGAGCGCGGGTACGCCGTCGGCGCGCTCGCCGCCGTCGTACCGGACGCGGCGGCGCTCGACGCCGAGGTCACCGACCTCGCCGCCGGGATCGCGCAGGCCTCGCGGGTCACCATCGAGACCACGAAGCACCAGCTGCTGACCCGCGCCCGCGCGGCCGAGGCCTCGATCGAGGGCGAGGAGGCGCTGCTGCGCGAGGTCTACGGCGGCCCCGA harbors:
- a CDS encoding enoyl-CoA hydratase-related protein, translating into MTDDDLLIDRDRLGPGVLEVTFNRPERRNAFTKEMYGALRALWERTAEDRTVRVVVLRGAGGKAFAAGNEISDFLEADAVDYENWIREMFDRLWALPQVTIAAIDGVCVGGGLAVATHCDLRVATAASRFGYPIARTLGNALSGTVLYRCQSIFGESLTREMLLASRLVSAERGYAVGALAAVVPDAAALDAEVTDLAAGIAQASRVTIETTKHQLLTRARAAEASIEGEEALLREVYGGPDFAEGVRAFLAKEKPAFRG